In Flavobacterium piscisymbiosum, the sequence AACTCTTACTTCAAGCCAGCCATTGCCTGGTGACGCTTATCCGTCGCAATTGAAAAAAGAAGGAGAAGAAAAAGTAAGATTGCATTTTGAGCAAGGAGAATTAGTTGGAATAAACGGTCAATTAGACAAACCATCAAATAATATTGTAGCTCTTGAAAAACTGGCAAATGCCTTTGCAATTGGTAGAGATATTCACGTAGGTGATACTATTATAGGTATTAAAGGAAGAGTTGGTTTTGAGGCTGCTGCACCATTAATTATCATCAAAGCGCACCATTTATTAGAGAAACACACACTTGGTAAATGGCAACAATACTGGAAAGAACAATTAGGAAACTGGTACGGAATGTTATTTCACGAAGGTCAGTTTTTAGATCCTGTAATGAGAAATATTGAGACATTCTTGCAAGACACACAAAAAACAGTAAATGGAGTTGTAATCGTTTCTCTAAAACCATATCATTTTTCGCTTGACGGAATTGAATCAGATAATGATTTAATGAATACTGGTTTTGGTCAATACGGAGAAATGAACAATGCATGGACTTCTGACGATGCAAAAGGATTTATTAAGATTTTAGGAAATGCACAAAACATATTTTCATCTGTAAATCATTTAGATCATGATTAATTTCTGATGATTTATTAAAAAAAAATAAAACTTAATTTTTATGAAAACAAAAGTATTTTTTTTTACTTCCAATGTTTCTGCTATTTCTTGGTTGTTCAAGTGATAACGATACGCCGGAAAAGGAAACTTTAAAACCGGTTACTTATGAAGTTTTATTATTTGAATTTACAGCTGACACAGGTAATAATTCATCTCGATTACATTATGAAATAAAATATACTAATCCTAATGATGTTGCTGTAAAAGGAACATCAAGCGTAACTGCCAATTATAACGGATTGATATTAACTCCTATTAAAAGAGTTCCTCCATATATTGAAATTGGTGCAAATTCTAATTATACCGAAGTTTATAATGTTGAATCTGTACATGACACACAATCATTAAGTCCTGAGCAGATAAAGACATATTACATAAAGTTTATATCCGCAGAATTTGTTTTTGCTATTGATTAAAAAAACTAGGAGATTAGACAACTTTTTAAGATTGTTTAATCTAAAAACACAAAAGATATTATAAATCGAATTCGATTTAACAATATATCTAAAAAAATAAAAATTATGATTAATATCGGAATAATTGGTGGTTCGGGCTACACGGCCGGAGAATTGATCAGAATATTAATGTATCATCCCAATGTAAACATTGATTTTGTTTACAGTACGACAAATGCAGGGAAACCGCTTTCTGTGGCGCACCACGATTTGATGGGAGATATTGAAATGAATTTTACTGATGTGGTGAATCCGAATGTGAATGTTGTTTTTTTATGTTTGGGTCACGGAAAATCTATTTCGTTTCTTGAGGAAAATAAGTTTGCAAGTCACACCAAAATCATTGATTTAGGAAATGATTTCAGATTGACAAAAGATGCTGTTTTCGAAGGAAAAGAATTTGTTTACGGATTGCCTGAATTGAATAAAGCGGAAATCAAAAAAGCAAATTTCATTGCAAATCCGGGTTGTTTTGCAACAGCAATTCAATTGGCTCTTTTGCCTTTGGCTAAAAATAATTTGCTTAAAAATGACGTTCATATTAATGCCACAACCGGAAGCACAGGTGCGGGCGTAAGTCTTGCCGAAACTTCTCATTTTAGTTGGAGAAATAATAATATGTCTCATTATAAGGCTTTTGAACACCAGCATTTAGGCGAAATCAACCAAAGCGTGAATCAATTGCAGGCAGATTATTCAGATGAATTGATTTTTGTTCCGAATAGAGGAGACTTTACAAGAGGAATTTTTGCGACTTTATATACTGATTCTGAAGAAAGTTTAGAAGATTTAGTGGCGAAATATCAGGATTTCTATAAAAATGAGCCTTTTGTAACCGTAACAACGACAAACATCAATATGAAACAAGTTGTTCAAACCAACAAATGTATCATTAGTTTATTGAAAAAAGGAAACCGGGTTTTAATAACGTCAATCATTGATAACTTAACCAAAGGTGCTTCAGGACAAGCGATTCAAAATATGAATTTAATGTTCGGATTAGAAGAAACCACCGGTTTACATTTGAAACCAAGCGGATTTTAGGAAAAAGTTATGGGTTAAAAGTTAAACGTTTTTTAACGTCTTTATTTAAAACTTCTAACTCATAACAAATAACATATAACTTTTCAAGACATGAATTTATTCAACGTATACCCACTTTATGATATCACTCCTGTAAAAGCAGTAGATTGCACAATTACAGACAATAACGGAGTAGAATATTTAGACTTATATAGCGGACATGGTGTGATTTCAATTGGCCATACGCAACCTGATTATGTAGCCAAATTAAAAAATCAATTAGATCATTTAGGATTTTATTCGAATGCTATTCAGAATCCTTTGCAGGTAGAATTAGCTCAGAAATTAGGAAAGCTTTCAGGATTAGAAGATTACGAATTGTTTTTATGCAGTTCTGGTGCTGAAGCAAACGAAAATGCGTTAAAATTAGCTTCTTTCCATAATGGAAAATCAAGAGTTGTCGCTTTTGATAATTCTTTCCATGGAAGAACTTCTGCAGCCGTTGCGGTTACAGATAACAAGAAAATCGTAGCGCCAATAAATGCACAGCAAGTAGTTACTTTTTTACCTTTAAACCAAATCGAACTAGTTGAAGCTGAATTGGCTAAAGGAGATGTTACAGCAGTAATTATCGAAGGAATTCAGGGAGTTGGAGGTTTAGATCAGGGAACGACAGAATTTTTTCAAGCTTTAGAAAAAGCATGTAAAAAACACGATGTAGTTTTGATTTTAGACGAAGTACAATCAGGATACGGAAGAAGCGGAAAATTCTTCGCTTTCCAACATCACGGAATCAACGCTGATATTATTTCAGTTGCAAAAGGAATGGGGAATGGATTTCCGGTTGGAGCCATTTTAATCTCTCCAAAATTTGAAGCAAGTTTCGGATTATTAGGAACTACTTTCGGCGGAAGCCATTTATCTTGTGCTGCAGGAATTGCAGTTCTTGACGTAATTGAAAAACTAGATTTACAGAAAAACGTAAACGAAGTTTATGAATATTTCTTAGAACAAATCAAACAAGTTCCCGGAATTAAGCAAGTAAAAGGAAAAGGTTTAATGCTTGGCGTTGAATTTGATTTTGATGTAGCAGCTTTAAGAAAAAAACTAATTATTGAAAAACACATTTTTACAGGAAGTGCCAACAATAAAAATCTGTTAAGAATTTTGCCGCCTTTGACAGTAAAAAAATCAGATATTGATACCTTTATTGTAGCTTTAAAAGAAAGTTTAGAAGAGCTTCAAAATTAATGAAGCCATTAAAAAATATTTTAGGTGCTCTTTTGATCATTGGTGTTTTATTTCCAATGTTACTTTTTCTGAATCCATTTGCATGGGGAATGAGAAGAGCACCTGAATATGTTCCTTCAAAAGAACTTGAAAAAGTTTTGGAAGCAATGAAAAAAGAGATCAATACATACGAACAAGTAGATGTTGATACTTATAATAATACGGCTAATTTATGGTATTTAAGAGATTGCCAAAATAAAAGACTGGACTCTTTAGAAAATTTTGAAATTCAATTTTCTGAAGTCAAAAATGATGCTTTTGTTAAAGAAAAAATTAAGAAGTATGCCCCATTAATTGAGAAACAATTAGAATGCAACTGTTATGATTCTTTGATATTTAAATATGAGTTGAAGGAAAATGAAATGCAAAAAGTAGTTTTAGGATTTAAAATTAAATAATGATGAATAAAAGCTTTTTAATTTCAGATTCATTTCTCAAATACCAGTCTATAGCTTATTTGTTTATTATTTTTTGGGCTATTTTAATTAGAAATGTACAAAGTATGTTTGTTATATTCAAATATACAGAACTGATAAATCAAGTTCTTTTTTTTATATATTTTGCTGTTGTATTATCTTCTGTTGTAGTATTAATAAAACAAATTTTAAGAGTTTATTTTTCGTTAGATAATAATATAAAAAGAAGTATATGGTTAGTAGTCAATATTTTTCTGTATTACGGAGTCTTACTTGCCGACCTATATATTTCATCGCAATTTAGATTTTAGAAACAACCAAAAAACAACCAACCAACTAGAAATTATGAATCCATTATCAATTGAAAAACGCAATCTGGTTTTGCACTCGATGGCAAAACTCGTCGAGAAGGAACGGAGTCAGATTATCTTAACCAATCAAGAAGATTTACTCGCTTATGACGGTTCAGATTTAGCAATGGAAGAACGCTTGAAAGTAGATGATAAAAAAGTCGACGAGATGATTTTATCGTTGAACCAATTGGCTTCGCAGGAAGATCCTGTTGGAGTAGAGCGTTTTCATTTTACTCATGATAATGGAATAAAAGTCATTAATAAAACAGCAGCTTTTGGAACGATTTTAATCATTTACGAATCTCGCCCGGATGTTACAATCGAAGCGGGAGGAATCGCATTTAAATCCGGAAATAAGATTTTATTAAAAGGAGGAAAAGAAGCTTTAAAATCGAATTTGAAAATTGTTGATTTATGGCATCAGGCTTTAGAAGAAAATAGAGTTTCGAAAGATTGGGTCGAGTATTTGAATTATAACCGCGCAGAAACTCAGGCTTTTTTAGAAAAACCAACTCAAAAAGTAGATTTAATCGTTCCAAGAGGAGGAGAAAAATTAATTGAGTTTGTAAAAGCGCACGCAACGTGCCCGGTGATAGTAAGCGGACGCGGAAATAATTTTGTATACGTTCATAAAGATGCAGATACTGATTTGGCTTTAAAAATAATTTTGAATGCTAAAATCTCAAAAATCTCTGCTTGTAATGCGGTAGATAAGGTTTTAATAGATTCTAAATTACCCAATTTTGAAGGTTTTGCAGCTATTTTAATAGAAACATTAAAAGAATCTAATGTAGAAGTGATTGTTGACGAATCTTTAAAAAGTTTTGAAGACACAGAAACACTTCAGAATGAAGATATGTGGTATGAAGAATTTTTAGATTATAAAATTGTAATCGGAACCATTGATTCCGAGGAAAATGCAATTGATAAAATCAATAAATATTGCGGAGGACATTCGGCAGTAATTATTACGAAAGATGACAAAGCAGCACAAGAATTTATGGATGCCGTTGATACCGCTGCTGTTTATCAAAATGCATCCACCCGTTTTACCGACGGAGGACAATTTGGCTTGGGTGGAGAATTAGCGATAAGCACCGATAAATTACATCAAAGAGGACCAATTGGACTTCAACATCTCGTGACAAACAAATGGTACGTGTACGGAGAAGGACAAATACGATAATAATTTTAGATTTCTAATTTTAGATTTTAGATTGATGAGCAACGATTTTTTGATTTCAAATTATTGGAATGTAATTATAGACAAAGCTTTGCGAACTTACCGTTTGTAAAACACAAAGAATATAAAAAAAAACCTTGCGCACTTTGCGGTAAAAAAACGTTTACAATATAAAAACTTAGTCCCGAGGCTTCGGGATAGCAACTCAGAACCTTAGCCACTAAAAAAAAATGACTAAAAAGAGGATTTTATTAAAAATAGGAAGTAATACTTTAACCAAAGAAACGAATCATATTTCGCGGGGAAAGATTGAAGATATTGGTATGCAAATTGCCGCTCTTAACAAAGATTACGAATTTGTAATCGTAAGTTCAGGAGCCATTGCAGCCGCCAAACAATTTGTAAAACTCGAAAGTAAAGGCAAGGAAATTGCATTAAAACAAGCCTTAGCTTCAATTGGACAACCTCATTTAATGCGGATTTTTCATGAGAATTTCAGCGATTTAGGATTATTGACATCACAATGTTTATTGTCTTATTCTGATTTTGAAAAAGAGCAATCGAAAGTAAATATTGTCAATACCATAAATGTTTTGGTCGAGAACAATTACATTCCGATTATTAATGAAAATGATACCGTTGCTACAGATGAGATTCGGTTTGGAGATAATGATAAATTAGCGGCACTAACGGCAGTTCTTTTAAATGTTGATATTCTGATTATTGCGACCAATACAAACGGAATTTACACGAAAGATTCTATTCACGATGAAAATCCTGAAACGATAAAATTGGTAAACGATCTAAAAGTATTAGAAAAGGAAATCGGAGAATCAAAATCATCACACGGAACAGGTGGAATGCAGTCCAAAATCGAAGCAGCCGGAATCGCAAAAGCGGCCAACATAGAAACCTGGATCGTAAACGGATTAAATGATAATTTTATTTTAAAAGCATTAGAAGGAGAAATTCCTTTTACGAAAATTGTGTAGAAATGTTTATTTGTTTAATCGTTAATTCGGTTAATCGATCGGGCAAATAAACAGTTAAACAAATTAACGATTAAACAAGAAAAAGACATGAACTATATTTCAATACAAGATATCGACTCATTATCAAAATGGGTAAAAAGTGCGTTAAAAATCAAAAAGAACCCACTTAAAAATCAAGACTTAGGGAAAAACAAAACCTTAGGAATGTTATTCTTTAACCCGAGTTTAAGAACGCGTTTGAGTACTCAAAAAGCAGCTATAAACTTAGGGATGAACGTTATGGTGATGAACTTCACCAATGAAGGCTGGACATTAGAGTTCGAAGATGGAGCTATTATGAATTCAGGAGCTTCAGAGCATATTAAAGAAGCTGCCGAAGTAGTTTCTCAATATTGCGATATTATCGCCATTCGTGCTTTTGCAGGTTTGGTAGACAAAGAAAAAGATTATGCTGAAACGGTAATTTCAGGATTCCTGAAACACGCAACAGTGCCAATCGTGAATATGGAAAGTGCCGTTCGTCATCCAATGCAATCTTTGGCAGACGCTATTACGATGGAGGAATACAAAACGAAGCATAAACCAAAAGTAGTTTTATCTTGGGCTCCGCATCCAAAAGCGTTGCCACAAGCTGTTGCAAATTCATTTGTAGAAATGATGCAAATGCAAAAAGACATGGATTTTGTAATCACACATCCAGAAGGTTACGAACTAAGTCCGGAAATAACAAAAGACTGCAAAATCGAATACGACCAAAACAAAGCGTTCGAAAATGCCGATTTCGTTTACGTTAAAAACTGGAGCAACTTCAACGATTACGGAAAAGTAACCAACATAGATCCAAACTGGACTGTTACTGCAGAAAAAATGGCATTAACTAACAACGGAAAATTCATGCACTGTCTTCCTGTTCGTCGTAACGTAATTGTAACCGATGAAGTTATTGATAGCGAGAATTCAATCGTAATTCAGCAAGCAAATAACAGAACCTATTCAGCGCAATTAGTTTTACAGAAGATTTTGAAGAAAATGTAGTTTAAAGCTACTAAGTTTCTAAGGTACTAAGCTGCTAAGTATTTTTAGAATTTTAGAATAAATCTTAGCAACTTAGAATCTTAGTACCTTAGCATCTTATGAGAGTTACCGTAATAAAAATAGGTGGAAACATCATCGACAATCCAAAAGAGTTAGAACAATTCTTAACCGACTTTTCTAAAATCGAAGGCTATAAAGTTTTAGTTCACGGTGGTGGAAAATCGGCTACAAAAATGGCGCAAAGTATTGGTTTGGTTCCTCAAATGATTGAAGGCCGCCGAATTACCGATGCCGCAATGCTTGATGTAGTTGTAATGATTTACGCCGGACAAATCAATAAAGATGTTGTGGCGCAATTACAAGCTAAAGACAACAACGCAATGGGATTTTCAGGAGCTGACGGGAATTTGATTCAGTCAACAAAACGAAATCATCCAACGATAGATTACGGATTTGTAGGCGATGTAAAAAAAGTCAATACAAAGTTATTGGCAACTTTACTTGAAGCAGGAATCGTTCCTGTTTTCTGTGCTATTACACACGATAAAAACGGACAATTGTTAAACACAAATGCAGATACCATTGCAAGCGAATTATCAATTGCATTGTCTGAGGTTTTTGATGTTACGCTAACATATTGTTTCGAAAAACAAGGCGTTTTGCAAGATTCAGAGGATGATTCATCTGTAATAACAGAAATCAACGAAGAATTATACAACAAACTAAAGGCAGAAAAAGTTATTCATTCCGGAATGATTCCTAAACTGGATAATTGCTTCAATAGTTTATCAAGAGGCGTTCAGAAAATCAAAATCGGGCATCATAAAATGCTTCAAAATCCTGATGTTCTGCACACCACCATTACGTTATAAAAAATATAGCCACAGATTAGCGGATTGAAAGGATTAAAATCTGTGAAAATCTTTTAATCTGTGGCAAAAAAAGAGCATTGCACAAGGCATTTTAAATATTAATTTAAGAAATTTGCGCAAATTAAAATCGTCACAGATTTAATTAAAAACTTTGTGACTTCGTCCCGATAGCTATCGGGATCACGGTAAAGAAACCATAACTATGAAAAATATTGCAACGCTTACCCAGGAAGCAATTAGTTTATTAAAAAGCCTGATCGAAACCCCTTCATTTTCAAGTGAAGAAGATCAAACAGCACTTTTGATAGAAAATTGGTTCAATCAAAACGAGATTCCTTTCAATAGAGAAAATAATAATGTGTGGGCTTTCAATAAATATTTCGACGAAAATAAACCAACACTTTTACTAAATTCACACCACGATACCGTAAAACCAAATCAAGCCTATACAAACGATCCGTTTAAAGCGATCGAAAAAGACGGTAAATTATTCGGGTTAGGAAGCAATGATGCCGGAGGATGCTTAGTTTCATTATTAGCAACTTTCGTTCATTTTTACGAGAATCAAAATTTATCTCATAACCTCGTAATTGTAGCTTCGGCAGAAGAAGAAAGCAGCGGAAAAAATGGTTTAAACAGCGTTTTAAAACATTTACCGGAGTTAGATTGCGCAATTGTAGGTGAACCAACTTTAATGCAATTGGCTGTGGCTGAGAAAGGTTTATTGGTTTTGGATGTAAAAGTAAAAGGAACTGCAAGTCACGCTGCACATCAAAACGACGATAATTCATTATACAAATCAATTCCCGTAATGGAATGGTTTAAAAACTATAAATTCGATAAAATCTCAGATGTTTTAGGTCCTGTAAAAATGACCGTAACGCAAATCAGCGCAGGAAAACAACATAATGTTGTACCATCAGAATGCGATTTGGTTGTCGATATTCGCGTAACAGATCGTTATACAAATGCCGAGATTCTTGAAGTAGTAAAAGCAAATGTAAACGCCGAAGTAACGCCTAGATCTATGCATTTAAATGCGTCATCTATTCCAGTTACTCACGGTTTAGTACAAGCCGGAATCGCTTTAGGAAGAACAACTTATGGCTCACCAACGCTTTCAGATCAATCTGTTTTAAGCTGTCAGTCATTAAAACTAGGACCAGGAGAAACATTACGTTCACATTCAGCAGACGAATTTATTTTCATCAACGAAATCGAAGAAGGAGTCGACTTGTATATCAAAATACTAACCGATTTTTTTAAATTATAATTTTGTTTTTTTAGGATTAAGATCTTTATTATGAGAGAAAAATTTGATAAGTGGATACAAGTAAATAAAAAGTCTATTTCTAAATCTGAGAAGTATTCAAAAACTATAACTACAATTTCAAATCATTTTAAAAAATCTTTGGAAAGAAATATTGATTTATATAAAATTATAAAGTCTGAAGAAATTCTTAAGCTTAAAGAGGAATATTTTAGTTACACTGAATTTCTTTCAAAAAATAAAAGAGGAAATAGAATGTATAGTCGTTCATTAGATTTATATATTGAATTTCTAGAAGATGAAGGAATTTTGCTGGAAATTGAAAAAATTGAAAATGATCCTAATTTAAGAGAGTTAGAAAAGGAAGCAATTATTTTAAGCAGAATTGGACAAGGAAAATATAGAAATGATTTAATAAAAATTTGGAAAGGCTGTTCATTGTCAGGTTATAAAGATGTTAGGTTTTTAATAGCATCACACATAAAGCCATGGAAAGTATCCAACAATGACGAAAAAGTAGATAAATTTAATGGACTTTTACTTTTGCCGACTTATGATAAATTATTTGATTTAGGATTTATCACTTTTGATAAAAGTGGATTTATTAAGATTTCAAAAGAATTAGAAGACATTGAAAAAATTGGTATTAATGAAAAGATGAAAATCAAATTAAAAGAAGGTAATTTAAAGTACTTAGAGTTTCATTACAATAACATCTTCAAAAAAACAGTAATTTAAGAGAAACATTTGTTTCTAAAAAATCTAAAAAACTAAGTTATGAAACTTTGGGAAAAAGGAATACCAACAGATAAGCAAATCGAACATTTCACAGTAGGAAACGATCGTGAATTGGATTTAGTTCTTGCAAAATACGATGCTTTAGGTTCAATCGCACACGCCAAAATGCTCGATCAAATTGGTTTATTAACGCAAGAAGAAACCACTTCTTTAGTTGATGCATTAAACGAAATCATTGCAGATGTTGTAATAGGTAATTTCGAAATCGAAGATAGTTTCGAAGACGTACATTCTAAAATAGAATATTTATTGACCGTAAAATTGGGCGATGCCGGAAAGAAAATCCATACGGCACGTTCTCGTAACGATCAGGTTCTGGTAGATGTTCATTTATACTTAAAAGACGAACTAAAAGCCTTAAAAGAACAAGTAAAAACATTGTTTGATTTGCTAATGGAATCGGCAGAGAAACACCAAAATGTTTTATTGCCAGGATATACGCACTTGCAAATCGCGATGCCATCATCATTCGGGATGTGGTTTTCGGCTTACGCCGAAAGTTTCATTGATGATGTTACGATGTTAAACGCAGCTTTAAAAATTGTAGATCAAAACCCGTTGGGTTCTGCAGCAGGTTACGGAAGTTCGTTTCCTATCAACAGAACATTTACAACTCAGGAATTAGGTTTCGAAACTCTAAAATTCAACGCTGTTGCAGCACAAATGAGCCGCGGAAAAGCAGAGAAAACCGTTGCATTTGCAATGGCAAGTGTTGCCGGAACGTTATCAAAATTTGCAATGGATGTTTGTTTGTACATGAGTCAAAACTTTGATTTTATTGGTTTGCCGGCACATCTTACAACAGGATCGAGCATTATGCCTCACAAGAAAAACCCAGATGTTTTCGAATTAATCAGAGGAAAATGCAACAAGATTCAGGCGCTTCCATACGAAATCACTTTAATTACTAATAATCTACCAAGCGGTTATCACAGAGATTTACAGCTTTTAAAAGAAGGATTGTTTCCAGCGCTTCAAAACTTAAAAGCATGTCTGGATATTGCGATTTTCTCTGTAAAAGATATTACAGTAAAAGACAACATCTTAAAAGATAAAAAATACGATTATTTGTTTACAGTCGATACTTTAAACGAAATGGTGGTTGCCGGAATACCTTTTAGAGATGCATACAAAGCCGTTGCAGAACAGTTGGAAGCAGGAACATATCAATCTCCAAAAGAAACAAAACATACGCATGAAGGCAGCATCAATAACTTATGTTTAGATGCTATCAAAGACAAAATGAAAGCAGCGCTTTAAAAGCGTTTCAGCCAATAAAAAAGCCGATTTGTAAGTGATACAAATCGGCTTTTTTATGAAAATTATAATGATGATCAACTTTT encodes:
- a CDS encoding argininosuccinate synthase, which encodes MKKVVLAYSGGLDTSYCLKYLKNEKGYEVHTVLVDTGGFDAEELSAIEKRAYELGSAQHANLTIVDKYYDKAIKYLIFGNVLKNNTYPLSVSAERVFQAIEAIKYAKKVGASAIAHGSTGAGNDQIRFDLIFQTIAPEIEIITPIRDLKLSRQEEVDYLSKNGVHYSWEKAQYSINKGLWGTSVGGKETLTSSQPLPGDAYPSQLKKEGEEKVRLHFEQGELVGINGQLDKPSNNIVALEKLANAFAIGRDIHVGDTIIGIKGRVGFEAAAPLIIIKAHHLLEKHTLGKWQQYWKEQLGNWYGMLFHEGQFLDPVMRNIETFLQDTQKTVNGVVIVSLKPYHFSLDGIESDNDLMNTGFGQYGEMNNAWTSDDAKGFIKILGNAQNIFSSVNHLDHD
- the proB gene encoding glutamate 5-kinase, which translates into the protein MTKKRILLKIGSNTLTKETNHISRGKIEDIGMQIAALNKDYEFVIVSSGAIAAAKQFVKLESKGKEIALKQALASIGQPHLMRIFHENFSDLGLLTSQCLLSYSDFEKEQSKVNIVNTINVLVENNYIPIINENDTVATDEIRFGDNDKLAALTAVLLNVDILIIATNTNGIYTKDSIHDENPETIKLVNDLKVLEKEIGESKSSHGTGGMQSKIEAAGIAKAANIETWIVNGLNDNFILKALEGEIPFTKIV
- a CDS encoding glutamate-5-semialdehyde dehydrogenase codes for the protein MFHRNLDFRNNQKTTNQLEIMNPLSIEKRNLVLHSMAKLVEKERSQIILTNQEDLLAYDGSDLAMEERLKVDDKKVDEMILSLNQLASQEDPVGVERFHFTHDNGIKVINKTAAFGTILIIYESRPDVTIEAGGIAFKSGNKILLKGGKEALKSNLKIVDLWHQALEENRVSKDWVEYLNYNRAETQAFLEKPTQKVDLIVPRGGEKLIEFVKAHATCPVIVSGRGNNFVYVHKDADTDLALKIILNAKISKISACNAVDKVLIDSKLPNFEGFAAILIETLKESNVEVIVDESLKSFEDTETLQNEDMWYEEFLDYKIVIGTIDSEENAIDKINKYCGGHSAVIITKDDKAAQEFMDAVDTAAVYQNASTRFTDGGQFGLGGELAISTDKLHQRGPIGLQHLVTNKWYVYGEGQIR
- a CDS encoding N-acetylornithine carbamoyltransferase, coding for MNYISIQDIDSLSKWVKSALKIKKNPLKNQDLGKNKTLGMLFFNPSLRTRLSTQKAAINLGMNVMVMNFTNEGWTLEFEDGAIMNSGASEHIKEAAEVVSQYCDIIAIRAFAGLVDKEKDYAETVISGFLKHATVPIVNMESAVRHPMQSLADAITMEEYKTKHKPKVVLSWAPHPKALPQAVANSFVEMMQMQKDMDFVITHPEGYELSPEITKDCKIEYDQNKAFENADFVYVKNWSNFNDYGKVTNIDPNWTVTAEKMALTNNGKFMHCLPVRRNVIVTDEVIDSENSIVIQQANNRTYSAQLVLQKILKKM
- a CDS encoding M20 family metallo-hydrolase — translated: MKNIATLTQEAISLLKSLIETPSFSSEEDQTALLIENWFNQNEIPFNRENNNVWAFNKYFDENKPTLLLNSHHDTVKPNQAYTNDPFKAIEKDGKLFGLGSNDAGGCLVSLLATFVHFYENQNLSHNLVIVASAEEESSGKNGLNSVLKHLPELDCAIVGEPTLMQLAVAEKGLLVLDVKVKGTASHAAHQNDDNSLYKSIPVMEWFKNYKFDKISDVLGPVKMTVTQISAGKQHNVVPSECDLVVDIRVTDRYTNAEILEVVKANVNAEVTPRSMHLNASSIPVTHGLVQAGIALGRTTYGSPTLSDQSVLSCQSLKLGPGETLRSHSADEFIFINEIEEGVDLYIKILTDFFKL
- a CDS encoding HNH endonuclease, coding for MREKFDKWIQVNKKSISKSEKYSKTITTISNHFKKSLERNIDLYKIIKSEEILKLKEEYFSYTEFLSKNKRGNRMYSRSLDLYIEFLEDEGILLEIEKIENDPNLRELEKEAIILSRIGQGKYRNDLIKIWKGCSLSGYKDVRFLIASHIKPWKVSNNDEKVDKFNGLLLLPTYDKLFDLGFITFDKSGFIKISKELEDIEKIGINEKMKIKLKEGNLKYLEFHYNNIFKKTVI
- the argB gene encoding acetylglutamate kinase, with amino-acid sequence MRVTVIKIGGNIIDNPKELEQFLTDFSKIEGYKVLVHGGGKSATKMAQSIGLVPQMIEGRRITDAAMLDVVVMIYAGQINKDVVAQLQAKDNNAMGFSGADGNLIQSTKRNHPTIDYGFVGDVKKVNTKLLATLLEAGIVPVFCAITHDKNGQLLNTNADTIASELSIALSEVFDVTLTYCFEKQGVLQDSEDDSSVITEINEELYNKLKAEKVIHSGMIPKLDNCFNSLSRGVQKIKIGHHKMLQNPDVLHTTITL
- the argC gene encoding N-acetyl-gamma-glutamyl-phosphate reductase codes for the protein MINIGIIGGSGYTAGELIRILMYHPNVNIDFVYSTTNAGKPLSVAHHDLMGDIEMNFTDVVNPNVNVVFLCLGHGKSISFLEENKFASHTKIIDLGNDFRLTKDAVFEGKEFVYGLPELNKAEIKKANFIANPGCFATAIQLALLPLAKNNLLKNDVHINATTGSTGAGVSLAETSHFSWRNNNMSHYKAFEHQHLGEINQSVNQLQADYSDELIFVPNRGDFTRGIFATLYTDSEESLEDLVAKYQDFYKNEPFVTVTTTNINMKQVVQTNKCIISLLKKGNRVLITSIIDNLTKGASGQAIQNMNLMFGLEETTGLHLKPSGF
- the argH gene encoding argininosuccinate lyase: MKLWEKGIPTDKQIEHFTVGNDRELDLVLAKYDALGSIAHAKMLDQIGLLTQEETTSLVDALNEIIADVVIGNFEIEDSFEDVHSKIEYLLTVKLGDAGKKIHTARSRNDQVLVDVHLYLKDELKALKEQVKTLFDLLMESAEKHQNVLLPGYTHLQIAMPSSFGMWFSAYAESFIDDVTMLNAALKIVDQNPLGSAAGYGSSFPINRTFTTQELGFETLKFNAVAAQMSRGKAEKTVAFAMASVAGTLSKFAMDVCLYMSQNFDFIGLPAHLTTGSSIMPHKKNPDVFELIRGKCNKIQALPYEITLITNNLPSGYHRDLQLLKEGLFPALQNLKACLDIAIFSVKDITVKDNILKDKKYDYLFTVDTLNEMVVAGIPFRDAYKAVAEQLEAGTYQSPKETKHTHEGSINNLCLDAIKDKMKAAL
- a CDS encoding aspartate aminotransferase family protein, whose translation is MNLFNVYPLYDITPVKAVDCTITDNNGVEYLDLYSGHGVISIGHTQPDYVAKLKNQLDHLGFYSNAIQNPLQVELAQKLGKLSGLEDYELFLCSSGAEANENALKLASFHNGKSRVVAFDNSFHGRTSAAVAVTDNKKIVAPINAQQVVTFLPLNQIELVEAELAKGDVTAVIIEGIQGVGGLDQGTTEFFQALEKACKKHDVVLILDEVQSGYGRSGKFFAFQHHGINADIISVAKGMGNGFPVGAILISPKFEASFGLLGTTFGGSHLSCAAGIAVLDVIEKLDLQKNVNEVYEYFLEQIKQVPGIKQVKGKGLMLGVEFDFDVAALRKKLIIEKHIFTGSANNKNLLRILPPLTVKKSDIDTFIVALKESLEELQN